In the genome of Leptospiraceae bacterium, one region contains:
- a CDS encoding MBOAT family protein, with product MLFHSTIFLLLFILFYIFYWIVPTKGKHYLILLTSFLFYLWYSIPFFLMFLGLSVINYFFAIYLLNHKNKKVLWLILVLDISVLAFFKYFYLFASGVGYILQNEYWINIKENLIRDFQIEIVLPIAISFYTFQIIAFVVDCYRNTITEKISFRKFIIFIMFFPQFVAGPILRAKDFIPQIDQPKFSTTNIYIGILLILQGVLKKVLIADVIGYHSADVWYRPEYYDGINYWIVMFGFAIQVYADFSGYTDMARGMSKLLGYELPENFQGPLIASSISELWNRWHITLSSWLRDYVFIPLGGSKGGELRTYVNLIITMSLAGLWHGATWNMLIWGTLMGVYLSIERWVQLHVPIELPKNFFFSLLKRILTLTMFIVIGVFFATPTLDKALLILKGMFLLPEGNPMVSFETISVLILIGLLLNYLQYDRRIKDKIYQNTSLQILLILLGSFVISYLLYFYSDVGGVFIYFNF from the coding sequence ATGCTCTTCCACTCTACGATTTTTCTTTTACTTTTTATTTTATTCTATATTTTCTATTGGATCGTCCCAACAAAAGGTAAACACTACTTGATTTTATTAACGAGTTTTCTTTTCTATCTTTGGTATTCTATCCCATTCTTTTTGATGTTTCTGGGATTGAGTGTCATTAACTATTTTTTTGCTATTTATCTTCTGAACCACAAAAACAAAAAAGTCCTTTGGTTGATTCTTGTCTTGGATATTTCAGTTTTAGCGTTTTTTAAGTATTTTTATCTATTCGCAAGTGGAGTGGGCTATATTCTTCAAAACGAATACTGGATCAACATCAAGGAAAATTTGATTAGGGACTTTCAGATTGAAATTGTTTTACCCATAGCTATTAGTTTTTATACATTTCAGATCATTGCTTTTGTTGTTGATTGTTATCGAAATACCATCACAGAAAAGATTTCATTTAGAAAATTTATAATTTTTATCATGTTTTTCCCTCAGTTTGTTGCAGGTCCCATACTTAGAGCAAAGGACTTTATCCCTCAGATTGATCAACCTAAATTTTCTACAACAAACATCTATATTGGCATACTTTTGATCTTACAAGGTGTTTTGAAAAAAGTTCTTATAGCGGATGTGATTGGTTATCATTCAGCAGATGTTTGGTATAGACCAGAATACTATGACGGAATAAATTACTGGATTGTGATGTTTGGATTTGCGATACAAGTTTATGCGGATTTCTCAGGCTATACAGATATGGCGAGAGGAATGTCAAAACTTTTAGGATATGAATTACCAGAGAACTTTCAAGGACCTCTAATTGCAAGTTCTATTTCTGAGTTGTGGAATCGGTGGCACATCACTCTGTCGAGTTGGCTACGGGATTATGTTTTTATACCCTTAGGTGGTTCTAAAGGGGGTGAGTTGCGAACTTACGTGAATTTGATCATCACCATGAGTTTAGCAGGTTTATGGCATGGAGCTACATGGAATATGCTGATTTGGGGAACCCTCATGGGAGTATATCTCTCTATTGAACGTTGGGTACAACTTCACGTTCCCATTGAACTCCCTAAAAATTTCTTTTTTAGTCTTTTGAAGCGAATTTTGACGTTGACTATGTTCATCGTAATTGGGGTTTTCTTTGCGACACCAACTCTTGACAAGGCTTTGTTAATTCTCAAAGGCATGTTTTTATTACCTGAAGGTAATCCTATGGTTTCTTTTGAAACCATCAGCGTATTGATACTGATTGGCTTACTTTTGAACTACTTGCAATATGATAGAAGAATCAAAGATAAAATCTATCAAAATACATCACTACAAATACTTCTGATTTTATTGGGAAGCTTTGTTATTTCTTATCTTTTGTATTTTTATTCTGATGTAGGTGGTGTGTTTATTTACTTTAACTTTTAG
- a CDS encoding 50S ribosomal protein L11 methyltransferase, with protein sequence MVKYKYWELKIQLSKKDLEKLNDYMETFDLDGALGYYLTTFEEDNSEDPAFTVYYPIHHENPQKELRTLFSKLKIENYKISENPIEEENYWEDYIQSFQPFFVSQNFFLVPIWHKDSISIPENAIPIFIEPGLAFGTGLHPTTQLMLEWIDKNLQEGIVVLDAGCGSGILSIASLKKNAKTVYAFDIDMNAIDATFMNIKHNDPSSELRNRTFLFTSSWDNDELLDKKYDVILANLSLPVFFRYESYIKRYQTNCLVISGIHENQTQEIIDLFSNVYMPTQIQFREEWVLIELKKWQKI encoded by the coding sequence ATGGTTAAATACAAATATTGGGAACTAAAAATTCAACTAAGCAAAAAAGATTTAGAAAAACTCAACGATTACATGGAAACATTCGATCTCGACGGTGCCTTGGGATATTACCTTACTACTTTCGAGGAAGATAACTCAGAAGATCCTGCCTTTACGGTTTATTATCCTATCCATCACGAAAATCCCCAGAAAGAATTACGAACGTTATTTTCAAAGCTCAAAATAGAAAACTATAAAATCAGTGAAAATCCTATCGAAGAAGAAAATTACTGGGAAGATTATATCCAATCTTTTCAGCCTTTTTTTGTTTCTCAAAATTTTTTCCTTGTTCCAATATGGCACAAAGATAGTATCTCCATTCCAGAAAACGCTATCCCCATTTTTATCGAACCGGGATTGGCTTTTGGAACGGGATTGCATCCAACAACTCAACTGATGTTAGAATGGATTGATAAAAATCTACAGGAAGGTATCGTTGTCTTAGATGCTGGTTGTGGTTCGGGAATTCTGAGCATAGCATCCCTCAAAAAAAACGCAAAAACCGTTTATGCTTTTGATATAGACATGAATGCTATAGATGCTACCTTCATGAATATAAAGCACAATGATCCTTCTTCCGAACTTCGAAATAGAACTTTTTTATTTACTAGTAGTTGGGACAATGATGAACTATTGGATAAAAAATACGACGTGATATTAGCAAACCTATCTCTACCTGTATTTTTTAGGTATGAAAGCTATATCAAGAGATACCAGACTAATTGTCTCGTAATATCTGGAATTCATGAAAATCAAACCCAAGAAATCATAGATTTGTTTTCTAATGTTTATATGCCTACGCAAATCCAATTCAGAGAAGAATGGGTTTTGATTGAATTAAAAAAATGGCAAAAAATATGA